One window from the genome of Thermodesulfobacteriota bacterium encodes:
- a CDS encoding TraR/DksA C4-type zinc finger protein: protein MIMGTRFCQRCDVEIPAARLEALPDTMLCVQCSEEVGGDFEVTVIPENIGKSGSLKKNYGSWTVKKRRRRIKPKDK from the coding sequence ATGATTATGGGAACGAGGTTTTGCCAGAGGTGTGATGTAGAGATTCCCGCTGCCCGGCTGGAGGCTCTGCCGGATACGATGCTGTGTGTCCAGTGCAGCGAGGAGGTTGGCGGGGATTTCGAAGTTACGGTCATCCCGGAAAATATCGGTAAAAGCGGGAGCTTGAAGAAGAACTACGGTTCCTGGACGGTAAAGAAAAGGAGGAGGCGGATCAAGCCTAAAGACAAGTAG